A single genomic interval of Phocoena sinus isolate mPhoSin1 chromosome 15, mPhoSin1.pri, whole genome shotgun sequence harbors:
- the PRND gene encoding prion-like protein doppel: MRKHLGGCWLAIVCILLFSQLSSVRARGIKHRIKWNRKALPSTSQVTEAHTAEIRPGAFIKQGRKLDINFGAEGNRYYEANYWQFPDGIHYSGCSEANVTKEKFVTSCINATQAVNQEELSREKQDNNLYQRVLWQLIRELCSNKQCDFWLERGAGLRVTLDQPMMLCLLVFIWFIVK, from the coding sequence ATGAGGAAGCATCTGGGTGGATGCTGGTTGGCCATTGTCTGCATCCTGCTCTTCAGCCAGCTGTCCTCAGTCAGGGCGAGAGGCATAAAGCACAGAATCAAGTGGAACCGGAAGGCCTTGCCAAGTACCTCCCAGGTCACAGAGGCCCACACTGCAGAGATCCGCCCAGGGGCCTTCATCAAGCAAGGCCGAAAGCTGGATATCAACTTCGGAGCTGAGGGCAATAGGTACTATGAGGCCAACTATTGGCAGTTCCCTGATGGGATCCATTACAGTGGCTGCTCTGAGGCCAACGTCACCAAGGAGAAGTTTGTCACCAGCTGCATCAATGCCACCCAGGCGGTGAACCAGGAGGAACTGTCCCGCGAGAAACAAGACAACAATCTTTACCAGCGGGTCCTGTGGCAGCTGATCAGGGAGCTCTGCTCCAACAAACAGTGTGATTTTTGGTTGGAAAGGGGAGCAGGACTTCGGGTCACTCTGGACCAGCCCATGATGCTCTGCCTGCTGGTTTTCATCTGGTTTATTGTGAAGTAA